Within the Fusarium keratoplasticum isolate Fu6.1 chromosome 1, whole genome shotgun sequence genome, the region ATAATCATACAGCCCGACAGTGAGGTATCTGGCTGTTCCCTGTCCATCATCTCTAGACCCAGCCTATGTTATGTGTGTGCAGCATCGCAACATTGCCCCTTAAAACGCCTCCCAATGAATGCCCTTGTTTTCGGGCCAGTTTTCGACGGCCCGCCCTCTTTGTTTATAGTTGATGTGTATCCATCCGTATGGGCGTTCCGAAAGCGAGCCGTGTTCCCACCACAAGCCGCTCGTCATGACCACCCAACTCCGTCGTCTGTAGCCTTTACATTTTAATACAATCCGAAAGCATCATTCGCGGCTGCCTTGCACTTTCGTCGCCAAATTTCCCCATCTTACGCCATGGCTGTTTCAGGCCAGAGGGCTTCAAGCTGCGATGGCTGGTGCTGTCGCCTGCCCAGCATTGTCGCCAGCTGCCTCCCGTCCTGCCTCCATGAAAGCAGGCCGATACTTGGACAGATACTTGCCCGCCATAGGCCTCGCCTCCTCGACTAGACACAAGTCAGCATATACCACTAAACGGGATACAGGTTTAACTTACACTCGGTCCAAATATCTTGCACCGTATCCAGAGCAATTTCCTTGATAGGCGGTCGCATCATGACCAAGTAGAGCAGGCTTGTTAGGGCCAACTGCACAATGCTGGGATCGCGACACATGTGCTTCACCCGAGATAGAATATTCCGGTTCAGCTCCGGAATCTCGCTCAGGAATCGCGTGAGCACCTTGTCCTGGGCGTTCAGATATGGCAAGAACCCATCAATCAGCCGCAGGCAGCACTTTTCGTAGTGCAGCAGTCGATCGCCGCCTGACTTCTGCTGTAGCTTGTCGTTGTACCATTCTTCACACAGCCACGAAACTGCCACATCGATGTGTTTCCGGAAGTCTTCCATCACGTAGGCATAAAGCACGTCGCGGATGTTACTGCTGAGGGATTGCGGTGCTGATGGGTCACCCTCGTCCTTCACAGATACTCCCTCGAGGCCAGCCACTGACCGCGTCGCCAGTCGTGCCAGTATCGTCATCCACGAGTCTCGGTTTCCAGAGCTGGCAGCTAGCCTACTGAAGCCagccttgctcttctttgaGGGATCCTCTAAAGATTTCATCATCTCAATCACCCGCGTCACGGTCCCGTTACCCGCTGTTAGAGCCGTTTCCGGTGTCAGTGCCTGGGGTTGGTGAAGGTGGAACGACTTCAAAGCAAGGCTGTCCTCTAGACCTGACGACGCATCGTGAACAGGAGCGCTATCTAGCTTGTTGAGGATCTGTTCTGTATCCTCAGCCTGGTAAAAGTCGGGCTcgtagtcgtcgtcgtcttcatccacACCCAACGGGGCGGTATTGGGGTTCAGTTCGGGAGCTGGAGCACTGGCAAGGGCGTCTAGACGTCCACGGATACCATCAACCGCCTTGGCCAACACTTGCTGATCGATACTCGCAAGCGTCGTGACTGCGATCTTGGCCACCATGGGTGCAGGGACCTGGAAGATGTCAAAGTTCCTTAGAGCGTCATTATCGATCAATGTGAACACATCTGCCAGGCTGTGCGTGCCAGGACCCAGCGGGGGCACCTGGATCTGGGCGGGAGTCAGCCGTTGTCGTTTAGCATCATATCCGTCATGGTGCTGTGCCGCGAGAGGCCGTTTCCTTCCCGAGTCGTCGAATATCTCAGCCATGGTGCGCATCATACGCTCTACGTGCTGCTGAATCCTGGGCGTCATGGGGTTGTGAGGATCTCGCTTCATCAGGTGGATCAAGAGCAGTCGACTTGTCTTCTCCATCGATTTCATCATGACGCGAGTTTTGGGTGTGAGGGGTGAGTTTGCGAGCTTGAGggggttgaagttgagaAGAGCATTGACAACTCGATTCGAGGTTGCCGGGCGCGTTCTCACGAGAATAGACAAGCAATTGAGCGTCGCATCTACGACCAATGCATCACTACCGATCACAACGAGTCAGCTGCCGAGACCGGAGTCTGTGTTACCGTCACTCTCACCTGCTCTCTTGAAGCACTATAAGCATTCGGTCCAGGAGCCCTGATGCTTCTGCCTCCAAATTCCGGGGGTCGAGGGACTGGTGGCCCGGGGGGACTTTGTCCAAGGAGACATCGAGAGTGCCACCATACTGGTATTATGCGTTAGCGATATCCTGTGCGAACCAGTCTCTAGAAGCCATACTCTGAGCTCAGCACCAGAAGCGACACTCTGCGCCAAAACCACACGTTGCGCAAACTTTATGCAGCAGATCCTCACGGAAGGGGCTGCGTTGTCCCATATCCGTAAAATCTTCTGCTTGATTGCCACCATTCTCTGCCACGTAATTGTATCGTAGCTGTTATTTATGCTGCATCGCAAAAATTAGTCTCAACCTGTACAAGGTTAGGGAGTGCGGACGTACATCCACCTCAACGCTAGCGGATAGATGCTGGCGGCGCACTGGATCACGCTCCGGATGACTTGGGGGTCTTCTCGATCATTCTCGATCATCGATTCTAGTGTCGCCAATACGTAGGGCTGCAtcgtctccttctctccgTTCGGCAGCGCTGGCGTCGCAAAGGCCTCGGCGAGGAATTCGGCGCCCCATCGTCGAAGTTCGATCGCCGCGTTCGGTCCAATGATGGGGAGGATTCCTCTGACGATACTTGGATAGTATTTGACGTCTCCCAGGACGAGCTTTCGGGCATCGTTGAGCTGCCGGATCTGGTCCGACACTGACAGGTTCGCCGCCATGGTTGTTTACTGAATGTCTTCGATCGGCAAGGATGGTAGCAGGGAGAGAACCAAAGGTCTAGCTATGACTGGACGAAAAGGATACCATGAGTTGAAGAGGAGCGGGCGATGGtagcagcggcggcagctgTGAGGATGGCAATGCGGCTCTTGGAGGGTGGTCGCGCGACTAGGCTGCTGAGCTTGCCAGTTGTGTACTTTTTGGCATCCTCCGCATCAAAGGCCCAGCATCAGCAAAGACGGAAACAGAGGTCCAGTATCGAATATCCGGTGTCGCAAGGCTTTTAATTCGAGGCGCACCAGCTTCCTGGGCGTGCGCTGCGCGTCGTTGTCTTTGTGACAAAGGGCGAATAATGTATGCAGAAGCTGGGCTCCAAGTTTTGGCGACGACGCGGGAAGTAAAGAAGACGGGACGTGGAACAGACCCTTGCAACGCACGCTTTAGCTCCACCAGAGGAAAGGTACCTCAGACGTCACGACAGGCGTGCCTCCAGCCGAGGTTCAGCCGCAAAGATCTTCCACTGAAGTGACTCTGGCGCATCGACACCCATTTGAAGTGCCGACTGATAATCCCAGCAATTGTCAATTTGTCCGGCTTCTACTTTCTCTGCTCTTGATTCATTCTCGTGCTAATATTTACCATCTCCAAAATGCCTCCCAGGTTCGTTCATCTAGGTTCTACATAGTTGTGCATAGTGGACTGATCATGACCTCCGAACCAGCCCGCAATCGACATACTACGATCGCCGCCTGCGACAAGGCCCTGCCCTCGTTCGAGCCCGACGACCTTATCTTTTCAAGAACGCCGTCAccggtcttggcctcttgacCGTTGTCGGAACCATCTGTACGACGAGCCGCCTCCATGCTACCGCCACGCGCTTACACTGCCTAGATTACTATACCCTCAACGCCGTTGGCCAGGACAACTTTGAAGATGTCAAGGTCCCTGATGAGCCTCGGAAACCCGCCTCTTCCAAGTAAATTCTACATATGATAGG harbors:
- a CDS encoding SYMPK-PTA1-N domain-containing protein, producing the protein MAANLSVSDQIRQLNDARKLVLGDVKYYPSIVRGILPIIGPNAAIELRRWGAEFLAEAFATPALPNGEKETMQPYVLATLESMIENDREDPQVIRSVIQCAASIYPLALRWIINNSYDTITWQRMVAIKQKILRIWDNAAPSVRICCIKFAQRVVLAQSVASGAELRYGGTLDVSLDKVPPGHQSLDPRNLEAEASGLLDRMLIVLQESSDALVVDATLNCLSILVRTRPATSNRVVNALLNFNPLKLANSPLTPKTRVMMKSMEKTSRLLLIHLMKRDPHNPMTPRIQQHVERMMRTMAEIFDDSGRKRPLAAQHHDGYDAKRQRLTPAQIQVPPLGPGTHSLADVFTLIDNDALRNFDIFQVPAPMVAKIAVTTLASIDQQVLAKAVDGIRGRLDALASAPAPELNPNTAPLGVDEDDDDYEPDFYQAEDTEQILNKLDSAPVHDASSGLEDSLALKSFHLHQPQALTPETALTAGNGTVTRVIEMMKSLEDPSKKSKAGFSRLAASSGNRDSWMTILARLATRSVAGLEGVSVKDEGDPSAPQSLSSNIRDVLYAYVMEDFRKHIDVAVSWLCEEWYNDKLQQKSGGDRLLHYEKCCLRLIDGFLPYLNAQDKVLTRFLSEIPELNRNILSRVKHMCRDPSIVQLALTSLLYLVMMRPPIKEIALDTVQDIWTEFEEARPMAGKYLSKYRPAFMEAGREAAGDNAGQATAPAIAA
- a CDS encoding Cytochrome c oxidase assembly factor 3, which codes for MPPSPQSTYYDRRLRQGPALVRARRPYLFKNAVTGLGLLTVVGTIYYYTLNAVGQDNFEDVKVPDEPRKPASSK